In Cynocephalus volans isolate mCynVol1 chromosome 3, mCynVol1.pri, whole genome shotgun sequence, one DNA window encodes the following:
- the AP3B2 gene encoding AP-3 complex subunit beta-2 isoform X4, whose translation MSAAPAYSEDKGGSAGPGEPEYGHDPASGGIFSSDYKRHDDLKEMLDTNKDSLKLEAMKRIVAMIARGKNASDLFPAVVKNVACKNIEVKKLVYVYLVRYAEEQQDLALLSISTFQRGLKKPVVMAA comes from the exons GGCCGCCCCCGCCTACAGCGAAGACAAGGGCGGCTCCGCTGGCCCCGGGGAGCCCGAGTACGGCCACGACCCGGCGAGCGGCGGCATCTTCTCCTCCGACTACAAGCG GCATGATGACCTGAAGGAGATGCTGGACACCAACAAGGATTCCCTCAAGCTGGAGGCCATGAAGAGGATTGTGGCG ATGATTGCCCGTGGAAAGAATGCCTCAGACCTGTTTCCTGCAGTGGTGAAGAACGTGGCCTGTAAGAACATAGAG GTGAAGAAGCTTGTCTACGTGTACCTGGTGCGCTACGCTGAGGAACAGCAAGACCTGGCCCTGCTGTCCATCTCCACTTTCCAGCGTGGCCTGAAG AAGCCTGTGGTAATGGCTGCCTGA
- the AP3B2 gene encoding AP-3 complex subunit beta-2 isoform X2, producing MSAAPAYSEDKGGSAGPGEPEYGHDPASGGIFSSDYKRHDDLKEMLDTNKDSLKLEAMKRIVAMIARGKNASDLFPAVVKNVACKNIEVKKLVYVYLVRYAEEQQDLALLSISTFQRGLKDPNQLIRASALRVLSSIRVPIIVPIMMLAIKEAASDMSPYVRKTAAHAIPKLYSLDSDQKDQLIEVIEKLLADKTTLVAGSVVMAFEEVCPERIDLIHKNYRKLCNLLIDVEEWGQVVIISMLTRYARTQFLSPTQNESLLEENPEKAFYGSEEDETKGPGSEEATAAALPARKPYVMDPDHRLLLRNTKPLLQSRSAAVVMAVAQLYFHLAPKAEVGVIAKALVRLLRSHSEVQYVVLQNVATMSIKRRGMFEPYLKSFYIRSTDPTQIKILKLEVLTNLANETNIPTVLREFQTYIRSMDKDFVAATIQAIGRCATNIGRVRDTCLNGLVQLLSNRDELVVAESVVVIKKLLQMQPAQHGEIIKHLAKLTDNIQVPMARASILWLIGEYCEHVPKIAPDVLRKMAKSFTAEEDIVKLQVINLAAKLYLTNSKQTKLLTQYVLSLAKYDQNYDIRDRARFTRQLIVPSEQGGALSRHAKKLFLAPKPAPVLESSFKDRDHFQLGSLSHLLNAKATGYQELPDWPEEAPDPSVRNVEVPEWTKCSNREKRKEKEKPFYSDSEGESGPTESADSDPESESESDSNSSSESGSGESSSESDNEDQDEDEEKERGSESEQSEEEGEKRKMKKKKVPEGQGEGSSSDEGSDSSSSSSDSEMTSESEEEQVEPASWRRKTPPSSKSAPATKEISLLDLEDFTPPSVQPVSPSMVVSTSLAADLEGLTLTDSSLVPSLLSPMSGVGRQELLHRVAGEGLAVDYAFSRQPFSGDPHMVSVHVYFSNSSDTPIKGLHIGTPKLPAGISIQEFPEIESLAPGESATAVMGINFCDSTQAANFQLCTQTRQFYVSIQPPVGELMAPVFMSENEFKKEQGKLTGMNEITEKLTLPDTCRSDHIVVQKVTTTANLGRVPCGTSDEYRFAGRTLTSGSLVLLTLDARPAGAAQLTINSEKMVIGTMLVKDVIQALTQ from the exons GGCCGCCCCCGCCTACAGCGAAGACAAGGGCGGCTCCGCTGGCCCCGGGGAGCCCGAGTACGGCCACGACCCGGCGAGCGGCGGCATCTTCTCCTCCGACTACAAGCG GCATGATGACCTGAAGGAGATGCTGGACACCAACAAGGATTCCCTCAAGCTGGAGGCCATGAAGAGGATTGTGGCG ATGATTGCCCGTGGAAAGAATGCCTCAGACCTGTTTCCTGCAGTGGTGAAGAACGTGGCCTGTAAGAACATAGAG GTGAAGAAGCTTGTCTACGTGTACCTGGTGCGCTACGCTGAGGAACAGCAAGACCTGGCCCTGCTGTCCATCTCCACTTTCCAGCGTGGCCTGAAG GACCCCAACCAGCTGATTCGTGCCAGTGCCCTCCGCGTCCTCTCTAGCATCCGTGTGCCCATCATAGTGCCCATCATGATGCTAGCCATCAAGGAAGCCGCCTCAGACATGTCACCCTACGTACGGAAAACAGCTGCCCATGCCATCCCTAAACTCTATAG TTTGGACTCTGACCAGAAGGACCAGCTGATAGAAGTCATTGAGAAGCTTCTGGCCGACAAGACGACA CTGGTGGCAGGCAGCGTGGTGATGGCCTTCGAGGAGGTGTGCCCGGAACGCATAGACCTGATCCACAAAAACTACCGGAAACTTTGTAACCTGCTCATCGACGTGGAGGAGTGGGGCCAGGTGGTCATCATCAGCATGCTCACTCGCTACGCCCGCACGCAGTTCCTGAGCCCCACCCAGAAC GAATCCCTGCTAGAGGAGAACCCCGAGAAAGCCTTCTACGGCTCAGAGGAAGACGAGACCAAGGGCCCGGGGTCGGAGGAGGCGACCGCTGCGGCGCTACCCGCCCGAAAGCCCTACGTCATGGACCCGGACCACCGGCTGCTGCTGCGCAACACCAAGCCGCTGCTGCAGAGCCGCAGCGCCGCGGTGGTCATGGCGGTGGCGCAGCTCTACTTCCACCTGGCGCCCAAGGCGGAGGTGGGCGTCATCGCCAAGGCACTAGTGCGCCTGCTGCGCAGCCACAG TGAGGTGCAGTACGTGGTGCTCCAGAATGTGGCCACCATGTCCATCAAGCGCCGG GGTATGTTTGAGCCCTACTTGAAGAGCTTCTACATCAGGTCCACCGACCCTACCcagatcaagatcctgaag CTGGAAGTGCTGACCAACTTGGCCAATGAGACCAACATCCCTACTGTCCTACGGGAATTCCAG ACCTACATTCGCAGCATGGACAAGGATTTTGTGGCAGCCACAATCCAGGCCATTGGACGCTGTGCAACTAACATAGGACGGGTCCGTGACACTTGCCTCAACGGCCTGGTACAGCTGCTATCCAACCGTGATG AGCTTGTGGTCGCAGAGTCGGTGGTCGTCATTAAGAAATTGCTGCAGATGCAGCCAGCACAGCATGGGGAGATCATCAAACACTTGGCAAAGCTCACAGACAACATCCAG GTTCCTATGGCCCGAGCCAGCATCCTGTGGCTCATTGGAGAGTACTGTGAGCATGTCCCCAAGATTGCACCTGATGTCCTGAGAAAAATGGCCAAGTCATTCACAGCAGAGGAAGATATTGTCAAGCTGCAGGTCATCAATCTGGCAGCCAAGCTCTACCTGACCAACTCTAAGCAG ACCAAGTTGCTGACCCAGTATGTGCTGAGTCTGGCCAAGTACGACCAGAACTATGATATCCGTGACCGAGCACGCTTCACCCGGCAGCTCATTGTCCCTTCTGAGCAGGGCGGGGCCCTCAGCCGCCATGCCAAGAAGCTCTTCCTGGCACCCAAACCAGCCCCAGTCTTGGAGTCATCCTTCAAAG ACCGGGATCACTTCCAGCTGGGCTCACTGTCCCACCTGCTCAATGCCAAGGCCACTGGCTACCAGGAGCTCCCAGACTGGCCAGAGGAAGCCCCAGACCCGTCTGTGCGCAACGTGGAG GTACCTGAATGGACGAAATGCTCAAAccgggagaagaggaaggagaaggaaaaaccCTTCTACTCAGACTCTGAGGGGGAGTCAGGCCCCACGGAGTCTGCAGACAGTG ATCCTGAGTCTGAGAGTGAGTCGGACAGTAATAGCAGCAGCGAGAGTGGCTCTGGGGAGTCCAGCAGTGAGTCTGATAATGAAGACCAagatgaggatgaggagaaagagagaggcagcGAGAG TGAACAGAGTGAGGAGGAAggtgagaagaggaaaatgaagaagaagaagGTGCCAGAGGGACAAGGAGAAGGCTCGTCCTCAGATGAGGGCAGTGATTCCAGCAGTAGCTCATCAGATTCGGAGATGACATCAGAGTCTGAGGAAGAGCAAGTGGAACCTGCCTCTTGGAGGAGGAAAACA cctCCCAGCAGCAAAAGTGCCCCTGCCACCAAGGAAATCTCTCTGCTTGATCTGGAGGACT TCACCCCTCCCAGTGTCCAGCCTGTGTCTCCCTCCATGGTTGTGTCCACCAGTCTGGCTGCTGACCTGGAGGGCCTGACACTCACAGATTCCTCGCTGGTGCCCTCG CTGCTGAGTCCAATGTCAGGTGTTGGGAGGCAGGAGCTGCTGCACCGGGTAGCTGGCGAGGGGCTAGCCGTGGACTATGCCTTCAGCCGCCAGCCTTTCTCTGGTGACCCCCACATGGTGTCTGTGCACGTCTACTTCTCCAATAGTTCTGATACCCCCATCAAGGGCCTGCATATAGGCACCCCCAAACTGCCTGCTGGCATCAGCATCCAAGAATTTCCTGAAATCG AGTCTCTGGCACCTGGAGAATCTGCCACTGCTGTAATGGGCATTAATTTCTGTGATTCAACCCAGGCAGCCAACTTCCAGCTGTG CACTCAAACCCGACAGTTCTACGTCTCCATTCAGCCACCTGTTGGGGAGCTGATGGCCCCTGTGTTCATGAGTGAGAATGAGTTCAAAAAGGAACAGG GAAAGCTGACGGGCATGAACGAGATCACAGAGAAGCTCACACTGCCAGACACCTGTCGGAGCGACCACATTGTGGTGCAGAAAGTGACTACCACTGCTAACCTGGGTCGTGTCCCTTGTGGGACATCTGATGAGTACAG GTTTGCAGGCAGGACACTGACCAGTGGGAGCCTGGTCCTGCTGACCCTGGATGCCCGGCCAGCTGGAGCTGCCCAGTTGACCATCAATAGCGAGAAGATGGTGATTGGCACCATGTTGGTGAAGGACGTAATACAGGCCCTGACCCAGTGA
- the AP3B2 gene encoding AP-3 complex subunit beta-2 isoform X3: MSAAPAYSEDKGGSAGPGEPEYGHDPASGGIFSSDYKRHDDLKEMLDTNKDSLKLEAMKRIVAMIARGKNASDLFPAVVKNVACKNIEDPNQLIRASALRVLSSIRVPIIVPIMMLAIKEAASDMSPYVRKTAAHAIPKLYSLDSDQKDQLIEVIEKLLADKTTLVAGSVVMAFEEVCPERIDLIHKNYRKLCNLLIDVEEWGQVVIISMLTRYARTQFLSPTQNESLLEENPEKAFYGSEEDETKGPGSEEATAAALPARKPYVMDPDHRLLLRNTKPLLQSRSAAVVMAVAQLYFHLAPKAEVGVIAKALVRLLRSHSEVQYVVLQNVATMSIKRRGMFEPYLKSFYIRSTDPTQIKILKLEVLTNLANETNIPTVLREFQTYIRSMDKDFVAATIQAIGRCATNIGRVRDTCLNGLVQLLSNRDELVVAESVVVIKKLLQMQPAQHGEIIKHLAKLTDNIQVPMARASILWLIGEYCEHVPKIAPDVLRKMAKSFTAEEDIVKLQVINLAAKLYLTNSKQTKLLTQYVLSLAKYDQNYDIRDRARFTRQLIVPSEQGGALSRHAKKLFLAPKPAPVLESSFKDRDHFQLGSLSHLLNAKATGYQELPDWPEEAPDPSVRNVEVPEWTKCSNREKRKEKEKPFYSDSEGESGPTESADSDPESESESDSNSSSESGSGESSSESDNEDQDEDEEKERGSESEQSEEEGEKRKMKKKKVPEGQGEGSSSDEGSDSSSSSSDSEMTSESEEEQVEPASWRRKTPPSSKSAPATKEISLLDLEDFTPPSVQPVSPSMVVSTSLAADLEGLTLTDSSLVPSLLSPMSGVGRQELLHRVAGEGLAVDYAFSRQPFSGDPHMVSVHVYFSNSSDTPIKGLHIGTPKLPAGISIQEFPEIESLAPGESATAVMGINFCDSTQAANFQLCTQTRQFYVSIQPPVGELMAPVFMSENEFKKEQGKLTGMNEITEKLTLPDTCRSDHIVVQKVTTTANLGRVPCGTSDEYRFAGRTLTSGSLVLLTLDARPAGAAQLTINSEKMVIGTMLVKDVIQALTQ; encoded by the exons GGCCGCCCCCGCCTACAGCGAAGACAAGGGCGGCTCCGCTGGCCCCGGGGAGCCCGAGTACGGCCACGACCCGGCGAGCGGCGGCATCTTCTCCTCCGACTACAAGCG GCATGATGACCTGAAGGAGATGCTGGACACCAACAAGGATTCCCTCAAGCTGGAGGCCATGAAGAGGATTGTGGCG ATGATTGCCCGTGGAAAGAATGCCTCAGACCTGTTTCCTGCAGTGGTGAAGAACGTGGCCTGTAAGAACATAGAG GACCCCAACCAGCTGATTCGTGCCAGTGCCCTCCGCGTCCTCTCTAGCATCCGTGTGCCCATCATAGTGCCCATCATGATGCTAGCCATCAAGGAAGCCGCCTCAGACATGTCACCCTACGTACGGAAAACAGCTGCCCATGCCATCCCTAAACTCTATAG TTTGGACTCTGACCAGAAGGACCAGCTGATAGAAGTCATTGAGAAGCTTCTGGCCGACAAGACGACA CTGGTGGCAGGCAGCGTGGTGATGGCCTTCGAGGAGGTGTGCCCGGAACGCATAGACCTGATCCACAAAAACTACCGGAAACTTTGTAACCTGCTCATCGACGTGGAGGAGTGGGGCCAGGTGGTCATCATCAGCATGCTCACTCGCTACGCCCGCACGCAGTTCCTGAGCCCCACCCAGAAC GAATCCCTGCTAGAGGAGAACCCCGAGAAAGCCTTCTACGGCTCAGAGGAAGACGAGACCAAGGGCCCGGGGTCGGAGGAGGCGACCGCTGCGGCGCTACCCGCCCGAAAGCCCTACGTCATGGACCCGGACCACCGGCTGCTGCTGCGCAACACCAAGCCGCTGCTGCAGAGCCGCAGCGCCGCGGTGGTCATGGCGGTGGCGCAGCTCTACTTCCACCTGGCGCCCAAGGCGGAGGTGGGCGTCATCGCCAAGGCACTAGTGCGCCTGCTGCGCAGCCACAG TGAGGTGCAGTACGTGGTGCTCCAGAATGTGGCCACCATGTCCATCAAGCGCCGG GGTATGTTTGAGCCCTACTTGAAGAGCTTCTACATCAGGTCCACCGACCCTACCcagatcaagatcctgaag CTGGAAGTGCTGACCAACTTGGCCAATGAGACCAACATCCCTACTGTCCTACGGGAATTCCAG ACCTACATTCGCAGCATGGACAAGGATTTTGTGGCAGCCACAATCCAGGCCATTGGACGCTGTGCAACTAACATAGGACGGGTCCGTGACACTTGCCTCAACGGCCTGGTACAGCTGCTATCCAACCGTGATG AGCTTGTGGTCGCAGAGTCGGTGGTCGTCATTAAGAAATTGCTGCAGATGCAGCCAGCACAGCATGGGGAGATCATCAAACACTTGGCAAAGCTCACAGACAACATCCAG GTTCCTATGGCCCGAGCCAGCATCCTGTGGCTCATTGGAGAGTACTGTGAGCATGTCCCCAAGATTGCACCTGATGTCCTGAGAAAAATGGCCAAGTCATTCACAGCAGAGGAAGATATTGTCAAGCTGCAGGTCATCAATCTGGCAGCCAAGCTCTACCTGACCAACTCTAAGCAG ACCAAGTTGCTGACCCAGTATGTGCTGAGTCTGGCCAAGTACGACCAGAACTATGATATCCGTGACCGAGCACGCTTCACCCGGCAGCTCATTGTCCCTTCTGAGCAGGGCGGGGCCCTCAGCCGCCATGCCAAGAAGCTCTTCCTGGCACCCAAACCAGCCCCAGTCTTGGAGTCATCCTTCAAAG ACCGGGATCACTTCCAGCTGGGCTCACTGTCCCACCTGCTCAATGCCAAGGCCACTGGCTACCAGGAGCTCCCAGACTGGCCAGAGGAAGCCCCAGACCCGTCTGTGCGCAACGTGGAG GTACCTGAATGGACGAAATGCTCAAAccgggagaagaggaaggagaaggaaaaaccCTTCTACTCAGACTCTGAGGGGGAGTCAGGCCCCACGGAGTCTGCAGACAGTG ATCCTGAGTCTGAGAGTGAGTCGGACAGTAATAGCAGCAGCGAGAGTGGCTCTGGGGAGTCCAGCAGTGAGTCTGATAATGAAGACCAagatgaggatgaggagaaagagagaggcagcGAGAG TGAACAGAGTGAGGAGGAAggtgagaagaggaaaatgaagaagaagaagGTGCCAGAGGGACAAGGAGAAGGCTCGTCCTCAGATGAGGGCAGTGATTCCAGCAGTAGCTCATCAGATTCGGAGATGACATCAGAGTCTGAGGAAGAGCAAGTGGAACCTGCCTCTTGGAGGAGGAAAACA cctCCCAGCAGCAAAAGTGCCCCTGCCACCAAGGAAATCTCTCTGCTTGATCTGGAGGACT TCACCCCTCCCAGTGTCCAGCCTGTGTCTCCCTCCATGGTTGTGTCCACCAGTCTGGCTGCTGACCTGGAGGGCCTGACACTCACAGATTCCTCGCTGGTGCCCTCG CTGCTGAGTCCAATGTCAGGTGTTGGGAGGCAGGAGCTGCTGCACCGGGTAGCTGGCGAGGGGCTAGCCGTGGACTATGCCTTCAGCCGCCAGCCTTTCTCTGGTGACCCCCACATGGTGTCTGTGCACGTCTACTTCTCCAATAGTTCTGATACCCCCATCAAGGGCCTGCATATAGGCACCCCCAAACTGCCTGCTGGCATCAGCATCCAAGAATTTCCTGAAATCG AGTCTCTGGCACCTGGAGAATCTGCCACTGCTGTAATGGGCATTAATTTCTGTGATTCAACCCAGGCAGCCAACTTCCAGCTGTG CACTCAAACCCGACAGTTCTACGTCTCCATTCAGCCACCTGTTGGGGAGCTGATGGCCCCTGTGTTCATGAGTGAGAATGAGTTCAAAAAGGAACAGG GAAAGCTGACGGGCATGAACGAGATCACAGAGAAGCTCACACTGCCAGACACCTGTCGGAGCGACCACATTGTGGTGCAGAAAGTGACTACCACTGCTAACCTGGGTCGTGTCCCTTGTGGGACATCTGATGAGTACAG GTTTGCAGGCAGGACACTGACCAGTGGGAGCCTGGTCCTGCTGACCCTGGATGCCCGGCCAGCTGGAGCTGCCCAGTTGACCATCAATAGCGAGAAGATGGTGATTGGCACCATGTTGGTGAAGGACGTAATACAGGCCCTGACCCAGTGA
- the AP3B2 gene encoding AP-3 complex subunit beta-2 isoform X1, which yields MSAAPAYSEDKGGSAGPGEPEYGHDPASGGIFSSDYKRHDDLKEMLDTNKDSLKLEAMKRIVAMIARGKNASDLFPAVVKNVACKNIEVKKLVYVYLVRYAEEQQDLALLSISTFQRGLKDPNQLIRASALRVLSSIRVPIIVPIMMLAIKEAASDMSPYVRKTAAHAIPKLYSLDSDQKDQLIEVIEKLLADKTTLVAGSVVMAFEEVCPERIDLIHKNYRKLCNLLIDVEEWGQVVIISMLTRYARTQFLSPTQNESLLEENPEKAFYGSEEDETKGPGSEEATAAALPARKPYVMDPDHRLLLRNTKPLLQSRSAAVVMAVAQLYFHLAPKAEVGVIAKALVRLLRSHSEVQYVVLQNVATMSIKRRGMFEPYLKSFYIRSTDPTQIKILKLEVLTNLANETNIPTVLREFQTYIRSMDKDFVAATIQAIGRCATNIGRVRDTCLNGLVQLLSNRDELVVAESVVVIKKLLQMQPAQHGEIIKHLAKLTDNIQVPMARASILWLIGEYCEHVPKIAPDVLRKMAKSFTAEEDIVKLQVINLAAKLYLTNSKQTKLLTQYVLSLAKYDQNYDIRDRARFTRQLIVPSEQGGALSRHAKKLFLAPKPAPVLESSFKDRDHFQLGSLSHLLNAKATGYQELPDWPEEAPDPSVRNVEEEDLSLIETHVGLLGEYTEVPEWTKCSNREKRKEKEKPFYSDSEGESGPTESADSDPESESESDSNSSSESGSGESSSESDNEDQDEDEEKERGSESEQSEEEGEKRKMKKKKVPEGQGEGSSSDEGSDSSSSSSDSEMTSESEEEQVEPASWRRKTPPSSKSAPATKEISLLDLEDFTPPSVQPVSPSMVVSTSLAADLEGLTLTDSSLVPSLLSPMSGVGRQELLHRVAGEGLAVDYAFSRQPFSGDPHMVSVHVYFSNSSDTPIKGLHIGTPKLPAGISIQEFPEIESLAPGESATAVMGINFCDSTQAANFQLCTQTRQFYVSIQPPVGELMAPVFMSENEFKKEQGKLTGMNEITEKLTLPDTCRSDHIVVQKVTTTANLGRVPCGTSDEYRFAGRTLTSGSLVLLTLDARPAGAAQLTINSEKMVIGTMLVKDVIQALTQ from the exons GGCCGCCCCCGCCTACAGCGAAGACAAGGGCGGCTCCGCTGGCCCCGGGGAGCCCGAGTACGGCCACGACCCGGCGAGCGGCGGCATCTTCTCCTCCGACTACAAGCG GCATGATGACCTGAAGGAGATGCTGGACACCAACAAGGATTCCCTCAAGCTGGAGGCCATGAAGAGGATTGTGGCG ATGATTGCCCGTGGAAAGAATGCCTCAGACCTGTTTCCTGCAGTGGTGAAGAACGTGGCCTGTAAGAACATAGAG GTGAAGAAGCTTGTCTACGTGTACCTGGTGCGCTACGCTGAGGAACAGCAAGACCTGGCCCTGCTGTCCATCTCCACTTTCCAGCGTGGCCTGAAG GACCCCAACCAGCTGATTCGTGCCAGTGCCCTCCGCGTCCTCTCTAGCATCCGTGTGCCCATCATAGTGCCCATCATGATGCTAGCCATCAAGGAAGCCGCCTCAGACATGTCACCCTACGTACGGAAAACAGCTGCCCATGCCATCCCTAAACTCTATAG TTTGGACTCTGACCAGAAGGACCAGCTGATAGAAGTCATTGAGAAGCTTCTGGCCGACAAGACGACA CTGGTGGCAGGCAGCGTGGTGATGGCCTTCGAGGAGGTGTGCCCGGAACGCATAGACCTGATCCACAAAAACTACCGGAAACTTTGTAACCTGCTCATCGACGTGGAGGAGTGGGGCCAGGTGGTCATCATCAGCATGCTCACTCGCTACGCCCGCACGCAGTTCCTGAGCCCCACCCAGAAC GAATCCCTGCTAGAGGAGAACCCCGAGAAAGCCTTCTACGGCTCAGAGGAAGACGAGACCAAGGGCCCGGGGTCGGAGGAGGCGACCGCTGCGGCGCTACCCGCCCGAAAGCCCTACGTCATGGACCCGGACCACCGGCTGCTGCTGCGCAACACCAAGCCGCTGCTGCAGAGCCGCAGCGCCGCGGTGGTCATGGCGGTGGCGCAGCTCTACTTCCACCTGGCGCCCAAGGCGGAGGTGGGCGTCATCGCCAAGGCACTAGTGCGCCTGCTGCGCAGCCACAG TGAGGTGCAGTACGTGGTGCTCCAGAATGTGGCCACCATGTCCATCAAGCGCCGG GGTATGTTTGAGCCCTACTTGAAGAGCTTCTACATCAGGTCCACCGACCCTACCcagatcaagatcctgaag CTGGAAGTGCTGACCAACTTGGCCAATGAGACCAACATCCCTACTGTCCTACGGGAATTCCAG ACCTACATTCGCAGCATGGACAAGGATTTTGTGGCAGCCACAATCCAGGCCATTGGACGCTGTGCAACTAACATAGGACGGGTCCGTGACACTTGCCTCAACGGCCTGGTACAGCTGCTATCCAACCGTGATG AGCTTGTGGTCGCAGAGTCGGTGGTCGTCATTAAGAAATTGCTGCAGATGCAGCCAGCACAGCATGGGGAGATCATCAAACACTTGGCAAAGCTCACAGACAACATCCAG GTTCCTATGGCCCGAGCCAGCATCCTGTGGCTCATTGGAGAGTACTGTGAGCATGTCCCCAAGATTGCACCTGATGTCCTGAGAAAAATGGCCAAGTCATTCACAGCAGAGGAAGATATTGTCAAGCTGCAGGTCATCAATCTGGCAGCCAAGCTCTACCTGACCAACTCTAAGCAG ACCAAGTTGCTGACCCAGTATGTGCTGAGTCTGGCCAAGTACGACCAGAACTATGATATCCGTGACCGAGCACGCTTCACCCGGCAGCTCATTGTCCCTTCTGAGCAGGGCGGGGCCCTCAGCCGCCATGCCAAGAAGCTCTTCCTGGCACCCAAACCAGCCCCAGTCTTGGAGTCATCCTTCAAAG ACCGGGATCACTTCCAGCTGGGCTCACTGTCCCACCTGCTCAATGCCAAGGCCACTGGCTACCAGGAGCTCCCAGACTGGCCAGAGGAAGCCCCAGACCCGTCTGTGCGCAACGTGGAG GAAGAAGACCTCTCCCTTATTGAGACCCACGTGGGCCTGTTGGGCGAATACACTGAG GTACCTGAATGGACGAAATGCTCAAAccgggagaagaggaaggagaaggaaaaaccCTTCTACTCAGACTCTGAGGGGGAGTCAGGCCCCACGGAGTCTGCAGACAGTG ATCCTGAGTCTGAGAGTGAGTCGGACAGTAATAGCAGCAGCGAGAGTGGCTCTGGGGAGTCCAGCAGTGAGTCTGATAATGAAGACCAagatgaggatgaggagaaagagagaggcagcGAGAG TGAACAGAGTGAGGAGGAAggtgagaagaggaaaatgaagaagaagaagGTGCCAGAGGGACAAGGAGAAGGCTCGTCCTCAGATGAGGGCAGTGATTCCAGCAGTAGCTCATCAGATTCGGAGATGACATCAGAGTCTGAGGAAGAGCAAGTGGAACCTGCCTCTTGGAGGAGGAAAACA cctCCCAGCAGCAAAAGTGCCCCTGCCACCAAGGAAATCTCTCTGCTTGATCTGGAGGACT TCACCCCTCCCAGTGTCCAGCCTGTGTCTCCCTCCATGGTTGTGTCCACCAGTCTGGCTGCTGACCTGGAGGGCCTGACACTCACAGATTCCTCGCTGGTGCCCTCG CTGCTGAGTCCAATGTCAGGTGTTGGGAGGCAGGAGCTGCTGCACCGGGTAGCTGGCGAGGGGCTAGCCGTGGACTATGCCTTCAGCCGCCAGCCTTTCTCTGGTGACCCCCACATGGTGTCTGTGCACGTCTACTTCTCCAATAGTTCTGATACCCCCATCAAGGGCCTGCATATAGGCACCCCCAAACTGCCTGCTGGCATCAGCATCCAAGAATTTCCTGAAATCG AGTCTCTGGCACCTGGAGAATCTGCCACTGCTGTAATGGGCATTAATTTCTGTGATTCAACCCAGGCAGCCAACTTCCAGCTGTG CACTCAAACCCGACAGTTCTACGTCTCCATTCAGCCACCTGTTGGGGAGCTGATGGCCCCTGTGTTCATGAGTGAGAATGAGTTCAAAAAGGAACAGG GAAAGCTGACGGGCATGAACGAGATCACAGAGAAGCTCACACTGCCAGACACCTGTCGGAGCGACCACATTGTGGTGCAGAAAGTGACTACCACTGCTAACCTGGGTCGTGTCCCTTGTGGGACATCTGATGAGTACAG GTTTGCAGGCAGGACACTGACCAGTGGGAGCCTGGTCCTGCTGACCCTGGATGCCCGGCCAGCTGGAGCTGCCCAGTTGACCATCAATAGCGAGAAGATGGTGATTGGCACCATGTTGGTGAAGGACGTAATACAGGCCCTGACCCAGTGA